The following DNA comes from Salvia splendens isolate huo1 chromosome 17, SspV2, whole genome shotgun sequence.
GTGGGGCAGTACTTGTCAGCAAATTTTCCAAATTTTAATTCTTATAAGAATATAAAATTTGCAAACACTATAATTTCAATTTCCTCacctttaatttaatatttcaaatataaaatatttcaaatacaATACTATAATTAGTTTTGCGTACAGTCTCCATTGATCTAATCATCAATTTCATTTtgctaattaaattttatttaattattttaaataacataaaatcaaattaaaagatggagtaaataacaaaattacaaCCACTAAGTTGGTTTTGACTCTAATACTTCTTTATATAGATATATTTTGATTCAAATACATGGAAGCATTAATGTGACACCAAGTTTAAACTTTAAAGTGACGTCATAACATTAATCATAGCActgcaatattcatagagtaGCACTGCAATCTGGTAACAAACTGAAAAATAGAGAATATCGATCTTGCCCTTCagcatttttttatgtttcaatttaattaaaatagggTGTCACGTGGCAGCTTGAGAATCACACGTTTTTTAGATCTAACGGCCTAAAATGGTGATATGATATTACAATAAAGAGGATCGTTATATTAATACATACCTTCAAATACATATTTAACTTTATTTTTCACTCCATGATCAATTGTTTTCGGATTTAAAGCAAAATGTTAGTTCTTCTAAATTTGATTGCGTGTTTTTTTTCGTTCGGTTCGATTATCAAATGTCAAACGAAACAACAAATCAAATTACATATATTATAAGTaactatttaatattattattattgaaataattttataatattattttttattaaatttcaggctaatttgtatttttggCCATCCCTGTGGACGAccataaaaaaattttttatcATTGTTCACCATGTACGATAAGTAAATTCTCACGGGATGTTAATAAAGCACatgtgtattttgtaatataaaATAGACCttgatatattattttaattaagcacattcatttttattgaatataatGCAAAAGTAAATATAAAGTTTTTAAAAAGTTGCGACTTTATTACGctaaatactactataaatttcATTACTTAAACGCAACGGATTCCATTATTAAATACAAAAAGGTGACAGCCAATTCGAAGGTATACATCATCCCTaatcaataaatattaattacatTTTCCCAAAATTAGCATAAAAGAGATTGTGTTGGAATAAAGAGTATGGGAAATGGTATGTGCTAAATTTAGAAAATAAGCAGTTTCCTTTTCTTCAATATTTCATCTAATCAGTAGAATTACTAAAACTACAAGAATGGACCTTTTGACTAATTCAAATTTAATCGACCTTCTCTTTTCTTAACCCACATAAGATCATATTCGAATTGATGCTCAAGGAATATTGTACTTATTTTAATTGGATCCATGAAGAAAAAATCACGCTCTGTAGGATTTGAACCCACGACATCGGGTTTTGGAGACCCACGTTCTACCGAACTGAACTAAGAGCGCTTTCTTATCAGAATAGAAAAGAATGTAAAGAAaagattcttttttttttaaagaatccatttttattttatatgcatatatgctataataataatttcataaaaaagaACTATTTCATGCAAAGGCAATTTGAACCGATCTCGGCGGATTCCTCATTACCGCTCAAAGGGCCAATAAGGATGACATAAAATGAACAAAGACCAAACATGGCATATCATAATACTCTGACTAAAGCAGATTCCAAAGAAACTGTTTGTTGAATTTCCAAGTGATGGAAAATCAACCCTCACAGAAATTATTAACACCAGTGATCTCAATCAGGCTTGTTAGGAATGAACACAACCTCACAGCCTGACTAAGCTAAAATTGATGTTCCATAACAATAAAACAAGAGAGAGACTGAAAAACTATGCTACATAATGTGAAGCAAACAGAATCCCTTCTTTCCCAACTCTTCACTGCTTGCCAAGGATGGTGGTCTCTGCAATCATTGAGGTGACGACGTAAGGGTCCATGTTGGAAGCCGGCCTCCTGTCCTCAAAGTAGCCCTTCCCATCTTTCTCCGTGTCACGCCCCACACGGATGGATGCACCGCGGTTAGCAACACCCTGTGCATACACATTTTCACATGATCAtcattgataaaaaaaaggttTTAATTGACATTATCAAAAATGCTAAGAGTTTTTACCCATTTGAAGGTGTTGATGTCAGCAGTCTCGTGTTTGCCAGTGAGGCGACGCTCGTTGCCCTCCCCGTAGGCAGCAATGTGCTCCTTGTGCCTCAGCCCGAGCTTCTCAATGGCCTTCTTGATGACTTCATAGCCTCCTTCCTCTCTCATGGACTTGGTGCTGCAAGAGTGTTTACAAAGATAAGTAAATAATCAATCCTTGAACGAGAACACAAGTTTGCATCGACGGGATTAAGAGAATTACCTGTAGTTGGTGTGTGCACCAGCCCCATTCCAGTCACCCTGGTGACATAAAAGGTAAGAATCACAACTATactaatgaaaaaaataatttaaggaAGAAACTGAATTCACCTCGATGGGTTTGGGGTCGAAGGACACAACGACTCCAGCAATCTCAGTGATCCTCTGCCAAGATTGGAAAACATGTTTTAGCACTAGCAGTGAAGAGTTACATATGTAGCATATCAAAACGAATCAATACCTCCAATATGTAACGAGCTATCCAAACCTCGTCTCCCGCTGAAATGCCAACAGATGGTCCGACTTGGAATTCCCACTGCAGAAGCATCGGTCATCATCTTTACATTTTCGATAACCAACAGAAACAAAAATACTTTTATTGCTCCAAACTTTACCTGGCCAGGCATCACTTCTCCGTTGATCCCACTGATGTTGACTCCGGCATAAAGGCAGGCCTTGTAGTGTGCATCAACGATGTCACGCCCGAAGGCCTTGTCCGCTCCAATTCCACAGTAGTAAGGTCCCTATATccaaccaaacactgatttgtAACTTATAGTTATAAGTCCAATATATTTCCAAAGACTACTAATTACATTCACAACAAATTCAATAACTCTGACAAGAAGTGGTCAAGCAACAAGAAGAAAGGAAATCGGAGGGATCGTGACCTGAGGTCCGGGGAAACCACCAACGGGCCATCCAAGAGGCCACTTAACTTCCTTCTTCAGCAGCGTGTATTCTTGCTCGATACCATACCTATAACAAGATCaaatatccaaaaatatttAGCGTTTCTAGCATAAGTAAAATCAACGAATCATGTCATTAGACGAAAAGGAAATCATAATAATACCATGGAACCTCAGCAACAACATCAGCGTGGCTGAAAATCTTGGCTGCCTTGTGCCGGTTGTTCGTTGGAATAGGCTCACCAGCAGGCGTGTACGCATCACAGATGACCTACAAGCaagaaaacacaaaatattaaGTAAATTCAATCTAAACACGagacaaaaaacaaaatttgttaGGCAGAAAAACAGCTTACCAGAATGTTGTTTCCCCTCCTAAATGGATCCCTGAAAATTGCCTGGGGACTGTTTCACCACACAATAAATTCTTAATTACATAACTTTTCCCCaaaaagtatatttttttaaataaaaaaacaaagaaacatACTATAGGATCACTTCACTGTCCTCTCCGGGGGCTTGGCCAGTGCTAGATCCATCGTAGTTCCACTTGGGGAGCTGAGAAGGATCGCTAACCGGGCCGGGAAGGGTCTGCATTCACACAACAacttatttcattaaaatttatttaaatcaaGAGGAAATACACAATAAAAAAGAGAGTAAAATTAGATCATCACCCTAGCTTTGCTTCTGAGGTCCATACCAGAGCCACCAATCCTGCCAAATATTGTGCATCAGAAATTGATTAGCAATCATACagacaaattaaataaaaataaataagctACAAAGATCTTGGTGAAAATCAATGAATTTGTATAAACAGTGGGGATGGATTGATTAGTCCATTTCATTTTCAACAGATCAGAGCCCAAAATAGAccatttcatttcacttttgATTTTCCCATAAAAACATACTAACAAGAGATGGTAGCTTTTTTCTGATCTCAAGCTTCAAATGAACATTTCTAAATAGTTTTAAAAAAGGAATCTTTAGAGTAAAAGATCCAGATTCTTGTTTCCTTAACCAAAAACAGAGCAACATAAATCACTGAGACAAACAAAGAAAGAAATCAAACAGCTAAACAAAAACAGAGATGAAAAGGGAGCACATCACTATTCAATCAAAAGCAACAAAAAAACAGAGTAGGAGAAGAACTGACCAAACATATTCGGCAATGATCTTCTCAGTTGATTCAGAGAGATTGAGGTTGATGAGATCTGTAAGCAGCGACATCTTGCAAGAGATTCAGCCGGTTtgcctctctctttctctctctagcaGTATTGGAAGTAGTTGTGCTTGACTTCAGAGATGGATCGCTCTTTAATAGGAGAGTTTTTGAGAAGACAAAAGGAATAGTGATATTCTATGCGTTTGTAGGAATAGTAAAATCTGTGCaattaaaactaaattaatGGTTAGTGTACATAAATATAAATCAACGAGGATTCACTTATAGGAAATGCAAAATAAGTAGTAAAATTATTATACTATGCGAATTAGGGAATTTAAGTTTGGTTGAGAGAGGTTAGGTAAATGCTGACCTTAATGAAAGGAAGGAAGGAATCTCGTCCAAGGGATTCTTTGGGCACACGGGACGGGATCTGGAATTCTGGATGGGTTTTTATAGAATGACCATTCTGCCCCTGGGAAAATACCTTCAAAAGttgaaaagattttttttttgtgtgaacATACTTTAcagtttataaaaaaaagattcaatctttTTATACCGGAATTGAATATAAATAGGTAAAAGAAACGTGattgataaaattaatatgtTTGGATAGCTAAAGTGAGCATTTTTATGTAACTTTATGTGTTGTGGTAAATGATTATGGTAAATGACATCATCAAAAATAATCTCTAATGTGGACTTTTGCATCTTAGCGAATCTCTATAgtttgaataaaatatatacaGATAATAATAGTCTTAATTACATACTAAGATTTAAgtgatttttaatataaatatgcaaGTATTCGAGGTATGCATGTAAACAATAAAACAATGGCGGAAAACATAACACAGCCCTTGGCCAGTTATTTTTTTGGTACTATTCATATAATATtatcaaaaaaatttatattttgaatagaTCGTTATGCAAAAGTACCAATCATTATAAAAAAACGttattaatactactactctctccgtcccccaTTAGGAAtctcatttgagttcgacatagattttaaaaaatactccgtACAAAGGAAAGTGGGTGGGAAAAAGTAGTTAAATGCGtgacctatttttatatattatagtttttataatagaatgtaaatggaataagttagtggaaagtggggtCTATCTACCGTTTATAGTAAAattgaaccgggactcctaatgacggacaTATTAAAATAGTAAACCAgaactcctaatggcggataGAGAGAGTCTTTTTTTTCGAAATTCGGAATATTTAGAGCATCCTCAACGACGCTCGATGAAGAGAGATATATGTCCCATTGAGACGACACCACCCCATCATAGCACCGTTACGGGCATTCTATAGCAACGAGCCATCCTCTGCGGCGAGCTTCGCTCGATTTGGCGGAACGACGCCCCTAGCCCACGTGGCGCGCTGTGGGCTGGGCGGTGACACCCCTCCACCCCTGCGAGTGGGTGTTgttgtaaaattaataaaaaaattcccaCTTACCCAAATATGTTCGGAAATCCACCACCAACGATTGCCTATAGTTGCTTCCTCTTCATGAAGCACGACACGACTTCCCGGAATGCATGATAACATTGACTgtatgcattggcaatggaagaattgtcccaCAACATAGAGAGGGCAATACTTAAGCGGctacaaaggcacccacccgaTTCTCATCCTAGAGGAGATCGCCGACTACCACATATGAATTTAGCATGTATATTTCGGTGCGGTTGGATCAAACAGCAATATCAACATGTTGAACTCATCCGACATAAATCATCAACAATATCCTTCACGGTCAACGACCGTCAATACAACGTGGGTTACACAACATGCCGCAAGAACCCAAATGGATTCTTTTCGCGCAGCGATAGGAGGCGGCTCAGAAAGATATCAAGAGATCGTTCGGGCTTCTTCAAGCACGATTCAACATTGTCAAGGCTCTGGGTCGGATGTGTTACGTAAACAGTCTAACATGCATCATTTATGcgtgtattatcatgcacaacatgatagttgaTGACGAAGGATTGGCTACGGTAAATTGGTTCACGATGATACCCCTAGAAGCTCAACTGCAAGCAGCCCCCACGCCGGGGTGCGCCACCATCATTACGGGAGAAGATACAAATCGAGCATCGATGCGCGATGTCAACGCCCACATCCAATTAcaataaaatctaattaaacaTATTTGGGCGAAATATGGCAGTCAGTTTGAcgaaaattatgtatttttcgcTTTCAATAAATTGGAATTTTAGCATTTAAATAGAGTATGTAATTTtgattgttattttaatttatgtttgatataatgatatttttaatataaatgcactttttagaattttattaaatgtttaattgaaattaaattggctgagaaaaaattaaaataaataagatacTAATAGTGGAACTTATGAATGATTATAGAAGGAATGAATTGTTGGAAGTGTTGTTCattagttaaaaaataaaataaaaatggtaaaaattgTTGTGGGACTCATGAATAATGTATCGAATACTTTAGTTAAAACACCTATTGTGGATCACCAAAATAACGCCCATTCCTGTACGTAAATAATGTAAATACttagaattaaattatgaatagtaaattattcaaattttgaatctattgaattgaattgattctgattaaattttatgatttaaattaatattatttctttttattttttatattctgCACAAGTTTGGAGTTGGAATTTATTGAGGGTTTTGAAAACCAATTATTCAATTTTGTCTTCGAACATTCAATGACAAAGTCACAAAGTGATAAATTTGGTAACTTGGGTGTTGTGGAGTTTAGAGCATTTTCTTATAGGCCGGGTTTCAATTGCGAATATTCAATTATAAATTCGACTgaacaattatttaaaatattgagCTTCAAATATTCTTCAATCCATTTTGATTGTTTTGATAGTAGATGTGTGTATAAGTTTCACCCTCCAATTTATGCGAACAAAACTATGAGCAACGAATTGCTACAAATTAAAATTCGAGATATTCAAATTGCAAGTCTAATTTGCAATTGTATCTAGGGAAGTGATGTGCCATATAGCTAAATGGAGACTGAAAAAACAAAATTGGACGAAGGGTGGTAGGACAAAGCCAATGTCATCATCAAATGCACCAACTTTTGAgagaaaatcgggtttctaGGCCAATTGGCCTTTAAAATTACGCAAATGTACCCactttgttatctattccagtTATAGGAAAAACGCCAATAAGAGTGGCGCGTTTATAAATAAAAACGCCAGTGACATTGGCGCGTCATTACGCAAAAACGCCAACTGTGTTGGCGTGTTATATGTTGACCGTATTTTGGGTGTATTTTCAACCAATATACTTAaatttaaacacgccaactttgTTACCGTGTTTAATTGAACACGCCTATGATGATGGCGTTTTTATGTTATAAAACGCCAATTTCGATGGCGTGTTTAACTAAAAAACGCCAATTTCGTTGGCGTGTTTAGAAAAAAACGCCAATTGCGTAGGCGTTTTTCTGTTGAACCTTATCTCCCAGATCTGCCCCAAAATCGCAAAACCCTCGTCACATTCCCTCTCCAAAACGGCGAAAAACCTCCCAAAACTGAAAAACGCGAAAAATCTTACCTTGGTCGGATTGAAGGGTGTAGATTTCTATTGTGGCTCATTCTTCCAAATATTAGTCCTCgtaatcggttagtatatcgAATTTTGTACTCattattcttccaaacattagtgtACTAATATTtgttggattattatgatagtatatattgtagtgtaatttatataattatttgctggtttgttatagtattataaattgtattgtaattaatagaaatattttgaccaattgttatggtattatatgttgtagtatatctaattttttacccatatttgataggttgttatgatagtatatattgtagtgtactgtaaagaaatatttttgaccaatatttgtgtttgacattaatgcagatagtatgacgtggtgtgtctatttatattggggtggaaagataattcccggaacagttatttcatatgatcctccttttgcaaaaggattgattatgttggatga
Coding sequences within:
- the LOC121775035 gene encoding glutamine synthetase cytosolic isozyme, translated to MSLLTDLINLNLSESTEKIIAEYVWIGGSGMDLRSKARTLPGPVSDPSQLPKWNYDGSSTGQAPGEDSEVILYPQAIFRDPFRRGNNILVICDAYTPAGEPIPTNNRHKAAKIFSHADVVAEVPWYGIEQEYTLLKKEVKWPLGWPVGGFPGPQGPYYCGIGADKAFGRDIVDAHYKACLYAGVNISGINGEVMPGQWEFQVGPSVGISAGDEVWIARYILERITEIAGVVVSFDPKPIEGDWNGAGAHTNYSTKSMREEGGYEVIKKAIEKLGLRHKEHIAAYGEGNERRLTGKHETADINTFKWGVANRGASIRVGRDTEKDGKGYFEDRRPASNMDPYVVTSMIAETTILGKQ